One genomic region from Pyrobaculum islandicum DSM 4184 encodes:
- a CDS encoding GTP-binding protein yields the protein MGFPPESEDGNVEYKLMLNADDIDRLAGQLKRRLYEGGGEAVYLIGVSDDGRPEGLSDEELIKALDILREVAKRASASVYILRISEGIKGKVAEVLLRAAVREEPPPTVTVVVLGNVDAGKSTLVGVLTTGRLDDGRGLARSYASRYKHEVLTGRTSSVSMRLLGFNGDVVVNHSLLDPLDEAEVYKRSDKLVLLVDVGGHERYLRTALRGLFSSQPDYVMLVVAANSGVQKMTKEHLGIAVALGVPVFVVITRVDVAPQEVFQRTLEDVTRILKMPGVSKIPYVIKEVGDVVLAARALSSGRVAPIFFTSNVTGHGLDLLLKFLSLLPKRKTWDYRGDFLMYISDIYLVKGVGVVVGGLIERGIVRVGDKLWIGPYSDGRWISTSIKSIHLNRTPVESAKAGSFITLGLDKVDKVEKGMVLSSKPLGASREVLAEVLVLRHPTVIKAGFSGVFHYKAVRTNAYIKEIDKGELMVGDSGVVKIEFVRPWHIDSGVFIFRNGPTRIFGRILRVGDGIATA from the coding sequence GTGGGTTTTCCTCCTGAGAGCGAAGATGGGAATGTCGAATATAAACTCATGCTTAATGCCGATGATATAGATAGGCTAGCAGGCCAATTGAAACGACGTCTATATGAGGGAGGAGGAGAGGCGGTATATCTCATAGGTGTGTCAGATGACGGGAGACCTGAGGGACTCTCTGACGAGGAGCTAATCAAGGCGCTTGACATACTGCGAGAGGTTGCCAAACGAGCAAGCGCCTCTGTATACATATTGAGGATTTCCGAGGGTATCAAGGGGAAGGTCGCTGAGGTCTTGTTAAGAGCGGCCGTTAGGGAGGAGCCGCCTCCTACAGTCACAGTGGTTGTTCTTGGTAATGTAGATGCTGGAAAATCTACGTTAGTGGGAGTTTTAACTACGGGGAGGTTAGACGATGGAAGAGGTCTGGCTAGGTCATATGCGTCTAGGTATAAACACGAGGTGTTAACTGGGCGTACTTCCTCTGTATCTATGAGACTTCTGGGTTTTAACGGCGATGTTGTAGTTAACCATAGTTTACTCGATCCGCTTGACGAAGCTGAGGTATATAAAAGGTCTGACAAATTAGTTCTCCTAGTCGACGTAGGAGGGCACGAGAGGTATTTAAGGACGGCGCTTAGAGGTCTCTTTAGTTCGCAACCGGATTACGTTATGTTAGTCGTGGCGGCGAACTCGGGCGTACAGAAAATGACAAAAGAACACTTAGGCATAGCAGTTGCCCTTGGCGTGCCTGTATTTGTTGTAATTACCAGGGTAGATGTAGCGCCTCAAGAGGTTTTTCAAAGGACTTTAGAAGACGTCACTAGGATTTTAAAAATGCCGGGAGTTAGCAAGATACCCTATGTCATAAAAGAGGTGGGCGATGTCGTATTAGCGGCAAGAGCCTTGTCTTCAGGACGTGTAGCCCCTATATTTTTTACCTCCAACGTGACAGGCCATGGGCTAGATCTACTTCTGAAGTTTCTCTCTCTGTTGCCTAAGAGAAAGACGTGGGATTATAGAGGAGACTTCTTGATGTATATATCTGATATTTACTTAGTAAAGGGAGTGGGCGTTGTAGTCGGTGGGTTAATAGAGAGGGGAATTGTAAGGGTAGGGGACAAACTTTGGATAGGCCCCTATAGTGATGGGAGGTGGATTTCCACGTCTATAAAATCTATCCATCTTAATAGAACGCCTGTAGAATCTGCAAAAGCCGGCAGCTTTATTACTCTGGGGCTAGACAAGGTAGATAAAGTAGAAAAAGGCATGGTTTTATCTAGCAAACCTCTTGGGGCAAGTAGGGAGGTGCTCGCCGAGGTTCTTGTATTGAGACATCCGACAGTAATTAAAGCCGGATTTTCCGGAGTTTTTCACTACAAGGCTGTTAGGACAAATGCGTATATAAAGGAGATTGATAAAGGGGAGCTCATGGTCGGCGATAGCGGCGTAGTTAAAATAGAGTTTGTGAGGCCATGGCATATAGACAGCGGCGTTTTTATCTTTAGAAATGGCCCCACTAGAATATTTGGCAGAATTTTGAGAGTAGGAGATGGAATTGCTACGGCCTAG
- the cas4 gene encoding CRISPR-associated protein Cas4 produces the protein MELLRPRPICRLINCDDLENLDAEGALEELKKEQEIFRLFPDIYAYRYDFKRISPSVINDFEYCPRLLWVQHKLRLKLFTKGSAVSLIRGRLLHERYERAVSVFDNVIIEYKVEIGDLVGVIDVVVKKGRNLIPVEIKAGTATREAHRRQLQIYIHLLNAKYGYLVYRNRVEIVERDDNALKLLKEIRQILESDKPPENKKCHSCVFDIICKNILGEI, from the coding sequence ATGGAATTGCTACGGCCTAGGCCGATTTGTCGTCTTATAAATTGTGATGACTTAGAAAACTTAGACGCTGAAGGTGCGTTAGAGGAGTTGAAAAAAGAGCAAGAGATCTTTAGGTTATTTCCCGATATTTATGCATATAGGTATGATTTCAAGCGCATATCGCCCTCTGTTATTAACGATTTTGAGTATTGTCCAAGACTACTATGGGTACAACATAAACTAAGGTTGAAACTATTTACAAAAGGTTCTGCAGTATCGCTTATTCGTGGAAGATTACTTCATGAAAGATACGAAAGAGCTGTTTCCGTTTTTGACAACGTTATTATAGAATACAAGGTGGAGATAGGCGATTTAGTAGGCGTTATAGATGTCGTAGTTAAGAAAGGCCGTAATCTTATCCCAGTAGAAATCAAAGCCGGTACAGCGACAAGGGAGGCGCATAGGAGACAATTACAGATATATATACATCTCTTAAATGCAAAATACGGATACTTAGTATACAGAAACAGAGTAGAAATAGTAGAAAGAGACGATAATGCTCTTAAACTTTTAAAGGAAATAAGACAAATTTTGGAATCGGATAAACCGCCTGAGAACAAAAAATGCCATAGTTGCGTTTTCGACATAATATGTAAGAATATTTTGGGAGAAATCTAA